A genomic stretch from Pontivivens ytuae includes:
- a CDS encoding DNA alkylation repair protein, which produces MTPEAALAALEARGDPARAAEMAAYHKVERRYLGLSNGTVEELARDWRADLDRDARVALAAALWDSDIFEARIAATKLLTQARIKPDDAPVWAEITRWVPQFDSWAIADAAAKPAERRLRADPGRLDELERWTEAENMWQRRAALVFTLDWAKGRHPSEADLAARERILGWAAAYTADREWFIQKAVGWWLRTLSKHDPERVHAFLAAHGDAMKAFARREATKHLA; this is translated from the coding sequence ATGACGCCCGAGGCCGCACTCGCCGCGCTGGAGGCGCGCGGCGATCCGGCCCGCGCAGCGGAGATGGCGGCCTATCACAAGGTGGAGCGGCGCTATCTGGGCCTCTCCAACGGCACGGTCGAGGAGCTGGCGCGCGACTGGCGCGCGGACCTCGACCGGGATGCGCGGGTGGCGCTGGCCGCCGCCCTCTGGGATAGCGACATCTTCGAGGCGCGGATCGCAGCGACGAAGCTGCTGACCCAAGCCCGCATCAAGCCCGACGACGCGCCGGTCTGGGCCGAGATCACCCGCTGGGTGCCGCAATTCGACTCCTGGGCCATCGCAGACGCCGCCGCCAAACCCGCGGAGCGCCGCCTGCGCGCCGATCCCGGCCGCCTCGACGAGTTGGAACGCTGGACCGAGGCCGAAAACATGTGGCAGCGCCGCGCCGCCCTCGTCTTCACCCTCGACTGGGCCAAGGGCCGGCATCCGTCCGAGGCGGATCTCGCAGCGCGCGAACGCATCCTCGGCTGGGCCGCCGCCTACACCGCCGACCGCGAATGGTTCATCCAGAAGGCCGTCGGCTGGTGGCTGCGCACCCTCTCGAAGCACGATCCGGAGCGCGTCCACGCCTTTCTTGCCGCGCACGGCGACGCCATGAAGGCCTTCGCCCGGCGCGAGGCGACGAAGCACCTCGCCTGA
- the glmU gene encoding bifunctional UDP-N-acetylglucosamine diphosphorylase/glucosamine-1-phosphate N-acetyltransferase GlmU: protein MNTAIILLAAGQGTRMQSDLPKVLHEIGGAPLIAHALRSADTLAPSRTVVVTGHGGDEVAKVLADYAPEAETVEQVDQLGTAHAVDQARGALADFEGDAFVLYGDTPFVRGETLEAMQAERAKGAAVVILGFEAADPGGYGRLKTGPDGLEAIVEAKDALPEELAITLCNSGVVCADRTTLFELVAAVGNDNAKGEYYLTDIVAIARSRGLKCAVVTCAEEETLGVNSRTDLAAGEAAFQVRMREEALATGVTLTAPETVFFAFDTVVGRDVSIGPNVVFGPGVTIETGATIRAFCHLEGCHVSEGATVGPFARLRPGAEVGGNAHVGNFVEVKNAVLGEGAKVNHLTYIGDADIGERTNIGAGTITCNYDGVFKHRTTIGAEAFIGSNSALVAPVTIADGGYVASGSVVTTDVGPGDLAIGRARQVNKPGLGARLVARLKSLKEKR from the coding sequence ATGAACACCGCGATCATCCTACTCGCCGCAGGACAAGGCACCCGGATGCAATCGGACCTGCCGAAGGTCCTTCACGAGATCGGCGGCGCACCGCTGATCGCCCACGCCCTGCGCTCCGCCGACACGCTCGCGCCCTCGCGCACCGTGGTCGTGACCGGGCATGGCGGTGATGAGGTGGCGAAGGTCCTGGCGGACTACGCGCCCGAGGCCGAGACCGTGGAGCAGGTCGACCAGCTCGGCACGGCCCACGCGGTCGACCAGGCGCGCGGCGCGCTGGCGGACTTCGAGGGCGACGCCTTCGTGCTCTACGGCGACACCCCCTTCGTCCGCGGCGAGACGCTGGAGGCGATGCAGGCCGAGCGCGCCAAGGGCGCGGCCGTCGTCATCCTCGGCTTCGAGGCGGCCGATCCCGGTGGCTACGGTCGCCTGAAGACCGGCCCCGACGGGCTGGAGGCGATCGTGGAGGCAAAGGACGCCTTACCTGAGGAACTCGCCATAACCCTCTGCAATTCCGGCGTGGTCTGCGCCGACCGTACCACGCTCTTCGAGCTTGTCGCGGCCGTGGGTAACGACAATGCGAAGGGCGAATACTATCTCACCGACATCGTCGCCATCGCCCGGTCGCGCGGCCTGAAATGCGCCGTCGTCACCTGCGCGGAGGAGGAGACGCTGGGCGTGAACTCACGCACGGACCTCGCGGCCGGCGAGGCGGCGTTCCAGGTCCGGATGCGGGAGGAGGCGCTGGCGACCGGTGTCACGCTGACCGCGCCCGAGACCGTCTTCTTCGCCTTCGACACGGTGGTCGGCCGCGACGTGAGCATCGGCCCCAACGTGGTCTTCGGCCCCGGCGTGACGATCGAGACCGGCGCCACGATCCGCGCCTTCTGCCATCTCGAAGGGTGCCACGTCTCCGAGGGTGCCACGGTGGGCCCCTTTGCCCGCCTGCGCCCAGGGGCGGAGGTCGGCGGCAACGCCCATGTCGGCAACTTCGTCGAGGTGAAGAACGCGGTGCTGGGCGAGGGCGCCAAGGTCAACCACCTCACCTATATCGGCGACGCCGATATCGGCGAGCGCACGAATATCGGCGCGGGCACCATCACCTGCAACTATGACGGCGTGTTCAAGCACCGCACGACCATCGGGGCGGAGGCGTTCATCGGCTCCAACTCCGCGCTCGTGGCACCCGTGACCATCGCCGATGGCGGCTACGTCGCCTCGGGCTCGGTCGTGACCACCGATGTCGGCCCCGGAGACCTCGCCATCGGGCGCGCGCGGCAGGTCAACAAGCCCGGCCTCGGCGCACGCCTCGTCGCCCGCCTCAAATCGCTCAAGGAGAAACGCTGA
- the glmS gene encoding glutamine--fructose-6-phosphate transaminase (isomerizing): MCGIIGVLSDHSAAPLLVEALRRLEYRGYDSAGIATVHEGVLDRRRAVGKLGALADLLVDDPIKGKAGIGHTRWATHGAVTTPNAHPHVAGPVAVVHNGIIENFQELRKEINDRGVELQTETDTETVAQLCALYMADGMGPEEAAAATLKKLTGAFALCFLFDGEEDLLIAARQGPPLAIGYGDGEMFVGSDAVALGPLTRRIAYLESGDHAVVTRAEARIFDAEGKRVEREIRTVSLDNAIAEKGEHRHFMAKEIHDQPEVLTYALQSYTTPERDRIGGFVEELDFEGVNRIILVACGTAFYACHVARYWFEQMARIPVEIDVASEFRYREPPIDGGDMAIFVSQSGETADTFAALEYCKGRAGKIVAVVNATESSIARASDVVLPIRAGVEIGVASTKAFTCQLMVLLALAIRAGRARGALMPEREARLVSALFELPRLMAEAIATEDQIAETAKWLANARDILFLGRGLMYPLALEGALKLKEISYIHAEGYASGELKHGPIALIDETVPVIVFAPRDALFEKLVSNMQEVMARGGRVLLVTDAEGAIIAQEGTAEVLVMPTLDPVIAPIVYAAPAQLIAYHTAVMKGTDVDQPRNLAKSVTVE; encoded by the coding sequence ATGTGCGGCATCATCGGGGTCCTGTCCGACCACTCCGCCGCCCCGCTTCTGGTGGAGGCGCTGCGGCGGCTGGAATATCGCGGCTATGACAGCGCGGGCATCGCGACGGTGCACGAGGGTGTGCTCGACCGCCGCCGCGCCGTCGGCAAGCTCGGCGCCCTCGCGGATCTCCTGGTGGACGACCCGATCAAGGGGAAGGCCGGGATCGGCCACACCCGCTGGGCGACCCATGGTGCCGTGACCACGCCGAATGCCCACCCGCACGTCGCGGGACCCGTCGCGGTCGTGCATAACGGCATCATCGAGAACTTCCAGGAGCTACGAAAGGAGATCAACGACCGCGGCGTCGAGCTCCAGACCGAAACAGATACGGAGACGGTCGCCCAACTCTGCGCGCTTTACATGGCCGACGGGATGGGGCCGGAGGAGGCGGCGGCCGCAACGCTCAAGAAGCTGACCGGCGCCTTCGCCCTCTGCTTCCTGTTCGACGGGGAGGAGGATCTCCTGATCGCCGCCCGCCAGGGTCCGCCGCTCGCGATCGGCTACGGGGATGGCGAGATGTTCGTGGGCTCCGATGCGGTCGCCCTCGGCCCGCTCACCCGCCGCATCGCCTATCTCGAAAGCGGCGACCATGCCGTCGTCACCCGCGCCGAGGCCCGCATCTTCGACGCCGAGGGCAAGAGGGTGGAGCGCGAGATCCGCACCGTCTCCCTCGACAACGCGATCGCGGAGAAGGGCGAGCACCGCCACTTTATGGCGAAGGAGATCCACGACCAGCCCGAGGTGCTGACCTACGCCCTGCAATCCTACACGACGCCGGAGCGCGACCGCATCGGCGGCTTCGTCGAGGAGCTCGATTTCGAGGGTGTCAACCGGATCATCCTGGTGGCCTGCGGCACCGCCTTCTACGCCTGCCACGTTGCGCGCTACTGGTTCGAGCAGATGGCCCGCATCCCGGTGGAGATCGACGTGGCTTCCGAGTTCCGCTACCGCGAACCGCCCATCGATGGCGGCGACATGGCGATCTTCGTCAGCCAGTCGGGCGAGACGGCGGACACCTTCGCCGCCCTCGAATACTGCAAGGGCCGCGCGGGCAAGATCGTGGCCGTGGTCAACGCCACCGAAAGCTCCATCGCCCGCGCCTCGGACGTCGTGCTGCCGATCCGCGCAGGAGTGGAGATCGGGGTCGCCTCGACCAAGGCCTTCACCTGCCAGCTCATGGTCCTGCTCGCGCTCGCCATCCGCGCCGGCCGCGCCCGCGGCGCCCTGATGCCGGAGCGGGAGGCGCGGCTCGTCAGCGCCCTCTTCGAACTGCCGCGCCTCATGGCGGAGGCGATCGCGACCGAGGATCAGATCGCCGAGACCGCGAAGTGGCTCGCGAATGCGCGCGACATCCTCTTCCTCGGCCGGGGCCTGATGTATCCGCTGGCCCTCGAAGGCGCGCTGAAGCTCAAGGAGATCAGCTACATCCACGCCGAGGGCTATGCGAGCGGCGAGCTCAAGCACGGCCCCATCGCCCTGATCGACGAGACGGTGCCCGTCATCGTCTTCGCCCCCCGCGACGCGCTCTTCGAAAAGCTGGTGAGCAACATGCAGGAGGTGATGGCCCGCGGTGGCCGCGTGCTCCTCGTCACCGATGCGGAAGGGGCCATCATCGCGCAGGAAGGCACGGCGGAGGTCCTCGTCATGCCAACCCTCGATCCGGTGATCGCCCCCATCGTCTATGCGGCACCGGCGCAACTGATCGCATATCATACGGCCGTCATGAAGGGCACGGATGTCGATCAGCCCCGCAATCTCGCAAAGTCGGTCACGGTCGAGTAG